One stretch of Candidatus Saccharibacteria bacterium oral taxon 488 DNA includes these proteins:
- the rnpA gene encoding ribonuclease P protein component produces MLRYVNRFHGHGSLRYVYARGRAIRSSQLTMKYIANPRRRHGRFSVVISKKVLKSAVKRNRVRRRIYEIIRLELPHIRGGFDVVIMVFSPEVLVMPHSDLRTAVKQLFSQAGLYK; encoded by the coding sequence ATGTTACGTTACGTCAACCGATTTCATGGCCATGGTAGCCTGCGCTATGTCTATGCACGCGGGCGGGCAATTCGTTCATCGCAGCTCACCATGAAATATATTGCCAATCCGCGCCGTCGCCATGGTCGGTTTTCGGTAGTGATTAGTAAAAAGGTGCTTAAATCCGCCGTCAAACGCAACCGCGTACGTCGCCGAATTTACGAAATTATCCGACTCGAGTTGCCACATATTCGGGGCGGGTTTGATGTTGTTATTATGGTGTTTTCGCCGGAGGTGCTGGTGATGCCACATAGCGACCTAAGGACGGCAGTAAAACAACTCTTTTCACAGGCGGGGCTGTATAAATAG